A portion of the Adhaeribacter radiodurans genome contains these proteins:
- a CDS encoding NAD(P)/FAD-dependent oxidoreductase, giving the protein MITTDICIIGAGPVGLFAVFEAGLLKMRCHLIDALPQVGGQLSEIYPQKPIYDIPGFPAINAQDLVNNLLDQINPFHPTFTLGERVEKLERQEDGSYLITSNENTQIHCQVVVIAAGLGSFEPRKPAVERLEDFEGKGVAYMVKNPELFRDKRIVLAGGGDSALDWTLFLSEIASKVTLVHRGETFRGAPDSAEKVFSLAEQGRINLILNANVTALNGNGHLKEISISRKDKTVSNLDVDYFIPLFGLTPKLGPIADWNLAVDKSAIEVNTQDFSTNVERIYAIGDINTYPGKLKLILCGFHEAALMAQSAFKYVFPEQKLSFKYTTVNGIHAL; this is encoded by the coding sequence ATGATAACTACTGATATATGCATTATTGGTGCTGGCCCTGTGGGCTTGTTTGCCGTTTTTGAAGCCGGATTATTAAAAATGCGCTGCCATTTAATAGATGCTTTACCGCAGGTAGGTGGGCAATTATCTGAGATTTACCCCCAAAAACCTATTTATGACATTCCTGGCTTCCCGGCCATTAACGCTCAGGATTTAGTAAATAATCTTTTAGATCAGATTAATCCTTTCCACCCTACCTTTACCTTAGGCGAACGGGTAGAAAAACTAGAACGCCAGGAAGATGGCTCTTACCTGATTACTTCAAACGAAAATACTCAAATTCACTGCCAGGTAGTAGTAATTGCCGCCGGACTAGGTTCTTTCGAACCGCGTAAACCGGCCGTAGAACGGCTTGAAGATTTTGAAGGCAAAGGCGTAGCCTACATGGTAAAGAATCCGGAACTGTTCCGCGATAAACGCATTGTTTTAGCAGGCGGCGGCGACTCAGCTTTAGACTGGACTTTATTTTTATCTGAAATAGCCAGCAAGGTTACCTTAGTACACCGCGGCGAAACCTTCCGGGGGGCTCCGGATTCGGCGGAGAAAGTATTTTCCTTAGCGGAGCAAGGCCGGATTAATTTAATTTTAAATGCCAATGTTACAGCTCTTAACGGTAATGGCCATTTAAAAGAAATATCGATCTCGCGCAAAGATAAAACTGTTTCTAACCTGGATGTCGATTATTTTATTCCCCTATTTGGTTTAACTCCTAAGTTAGGACCAATTGCGGACTGGAATTTAGCCGTGGATAAATCAGCCATTGAAGTAAATACTCAAGATTTCTCGACGAACGTAGAGCGCATTTATGCCATTGGCGATATTAACACGTATCCGGGTAAGCTGAAGCTGATTTTATGTGGTTTCCACGAAGCTGCTTTAATGGCGCAGAGTGCCTTTAAATACGTTTTTCCGGAGCAAAAACTAAGTTTTAAATACACCACCGTAAATGGTATTCACGCTTTGTAA
- a CDS encoding HesB/IscA family protein — protein sequence MITVSPKAKEYISQLLAKENKDTDTFVRVGVRGGGCSGLEYQLQFDSDKKETDEVFQHNGLNVVVDRKSLLYLFGTELDYSDGLNGKGLFFNNPNASRTCSCGESFAV from the coding sequence ATGATTACTGTATCTCCAAAAGCAAAAGAATATATCAGCCAGTTATTGGCAAAAGAAAATAAAGATACTGATACCTTTGTGCGGGTAGGCGTACGAGGCGGAGGCTGCTCTGGTTTAGAATACCAGCTTCAATTCGATTCAGACAAAAAAGAAACCGATGAAGTTTTTCAGCATAATGGTTTAAATGTGGTGGTAGACCGGAAAAGTTTGCTTTACCTGTTCGGAACCGAACTGGATTACTCAGATGGTTTGAACGGGAAAGGATTATTTTTTAATAACCCGAATGCTTCGCGTACGTGCAGTTGCGGAGAAAGCTTTGCGGTTTAA
- a CDS encoding helix-turn-helix transcriptional regulator: MNKASNYLESSSISSQSATEKILKVLKTEGPKTAGILAQILGMTGEGARLHLLKLAEEGLVQATSESKGVGRPTLNWSLTAAGNARFPNTHSDLSVQLLNTIKAELGEQVLEQIIDRRGEEVLNRYAEELKDCLTLEEKINRFATIRYREGYIASCQKDELGYLLIENHCPICAAATATPAICRSEFQILKRVLGNEVDVKRVDHILEGARRCAYRITLI, encoded by the coding sequence ATGAATAAAGCAAGTAATTACTTGGAAAGTAGTTCCATTAGTTCCCAATCGGCTACCGAAAAAATTTTAAAGGTATTAAAAACGGAGGGACCTAAAACGGCTGGCATTCTTGCCCAAATTTTAGGAATGACCGGTGAGGGGGCACGCCTGCATTTGCTAAAACTAGCCGAAGAAGGCCTGGTGCAAGCTACTTCCGAATCCAAAGGAGTGGGCCGCCCTACTTTAAACTGGAGTTTAACCGCCGCTGGTAATGCCCGTTTTCCGAATACCCATAGTGATTTATCGGTACAACTTTTAAATACCATTAAAGCAGAATTAGGCGAACAAGTTTTAGAGCAAATCATTGACCGAAGGGGCGAAGAAGTACTAAACCGGTATGCGGAAGAATTAAAAGATTGCTTAACCTTAGAAGAAAAAATTAACCGCTTTGCTACCATTCGTTACCGGGAAGGGTATATTGCCAGTTGTCAAAAAGATGAACTGGGTTATTTACTCATAGAAAACCATTGCCCCATTTGCGCAGCGGCCACCGCCACCCCGGCTATTTGCCGGTCGGAGTTTCAAATATTAAAACGAGTGTTAGGGAATGAGGTAGATGTAAAACGGGTAGACCATATTTTGGAAGGTGCCCGTCGTTGTGCGTACCGCATTACATTAATCTGA
- a CDS encoding 2Fe-2S iron-sulfur cluster-binding protein, giving the protein MINITIEDRNGTRQDIVIPEGINLSLMEVLKASEYNILATCGGMGICATCHVQVLEAPGSLPPVNDTELDMLDTLPEAGPDSRLSCQIRVNENIAGAVFRIKGESNE; this is encoded by the coding sequence ATGATTAACATAACCATAGAAGACCGCAATGGCACCCGGCAGGATATAGTAATTCCGGAAGGTATTAATCTTTCCCTGATGGAAGTGTTAAAGGCCTCGGAATATAATATACTGGCTACTTGCGGCGGTATGGGCATTTGCGCTACTTGCCACGTACAGGTTTTAGAAGCACCTGGTTCTTTACCGCCGGTTAACGATACCGAACTAGATATGCTGGATACCTTACCCGAAGCTGGTCCGGATAGCCGTTTGTCCTGCCAAATAAGAGTGAATGAAAATATAGCCGGTGCCGTTTTCCGAATAAAAGGAGAATCCAATGAATAA